One window of the Daphnia pulex isolate KAP4 chromosome 8, ASM2113471v1 genome contains the following:
- the LOC124199651 gene encoding uncharacterized protein LOC124199651 isoform X2 — protein MFARGRVGNAYRTDSESFKSDLTEVKEDLEGSHDSLVTVELHGSADSRPKTLDVTSRTYSEPNLSAIQRELDMVRKGLWSPALENGKGVIVEELSSKILHSLKRGQGELEEQCSRMMEIQQNSMEAVQELSILSDETDDTDPLDHVQHCTQAALALQEKLQGQNIKLRHLHQILKITSANETGAASVVTQTSFDMHAPDLSNSSVWKNMNLQDRICPLCENIFSTVISQDEFVDHVMSHFDGEGHMPDFEILSMST, from the exons ATGTTTGCCCGTGGCAGAGTTGGCAATGCATACAGAACAGACTCGGAAAGCTTCAAGTCAGATCTGACAGAAGTTAAAGAAGATCTTGAAGGATCCCATGACAGCCTTGTAACAGTTGAGCTTCATGGTAGTGCTGATTCCAGACCCAAAACACTAGATGTCACAAGCCGCACATATTCAGAACCTAATCTTAGTGCTATTCAAAGAGAATTGGATATGGTCCGTAAAGGGCTTTGGTCTCCAGCtttagaaaatggaaaaggtgTAATTGTCGAAGAACTTTCATCTAAAATACTGCACAGTTTAAAAAGAGGACAAGGTGAACTCGAAGAGCAGTGCTCAAGAATGATGGAAATTCAACAAAACTCGATGGAAGCAGTTCAGGAACTTTCTATTCTATCAGATGAAACTGATGATACAGATCCCCTGGATCATGTTCAACATTGTACACAGGCTGCACTTGCTCTGCAAGAAAAGCTACAAGGTCAAAACATAAAATTGCGTCATCTAcatcaaatattgaaaattacaTCTG CCAATGAAACGGGAGCAGCAAGTGTCGTAACGCAAACTAGTTTCGATATGCATGCACCAGATTTGAGCAATTCGTCGGTGTGGAAAAATATGAACCTTCAGGATCGCATTTG ccctctgtgtgaaaatattttttctacgGTTATATCTCAAGACGAATTCGTTGATCACGTAATGTCACATTTTGATGGGGAAGGTCATATGCCTGACTTCGAAATTCTTAGTATGAGTACTTGA
- the LOC124200799 gene encoding transcription factor IIIA-like isoform X2, protein MDSGEEFSEDVDIDDKSTDKGNKKSVKKRYKCTHEDCSAAFGKPSRLVQHERIHSGERPFKCEQCEQSYTRSFHLKRHVSTVHEQLAVEMFLCPKENCGKQFVSRQKMKVHHENAHSANSLKCPTCEKTFKKNQQLKIHQYQHTGILPYVCDYEGCGKRFLMPSRLKGHAKIHKGYLCTAEGCNQEFPMWSALRKHKAEAHAQKHVCTVCNSSFKTRGFLKSHMKMHQPTREVFHCTIESCSRQFYYQKNLQSHIDNYHNPGQFQCKEEGCGKIFIQKASLKSHVARHRLPASGEKIRNAPTNRKVRSDKGQPKKAIAAILSGQPVTNSESKIIMRSLE, encoded by the exons ATGGATTCAGGAGAGGAATTTAGTGAAGACGTGGATATTGATGACAAATCTACAgacaaaggaaataaaaaatcagtaaaaaaacGTTACAAATGCACACATGAAGATTGCTCAGCTGCATTTGGGAAACCATCAAGGCTTGTACAACATGAACGAATTCACTCTGGTGAA cGACCTTTCAAATGTGAGCAGTGTGAACAAAGTTACACAAGATCATTCCACTTAAAGCGACATGTCTCAACAGTTCATGAGCAATTAGCTGTCGAAATGTTTTT GTGCCCTAAAGAAAATTGTGGAAAACAGTTTGTTTCAAGACAGAAAATGAAGGTACATCATGAAAATGCTCATTCTGCTAATTCTTTGAAATGCCCAACATgtgaaaaaacatttaaaaagaacCAGCAATTGAAAATTCATCAGTATCAGCACACAGGAATTTTACCTTACGT ATGTGATTATGAAGGGTGTGGCAAAAGATTCCTGATGCCTAGTAGGCTCAAGGGACATGCAAAGATCCATAAAGGATATCTTTGTACTGCTGAGGGATGTAATCAGGAATTTCCTATGTGGAGTGCATTGAGGAAACATAAAGCTGAGGCTCACGCGCAAA AACATGTGTGCACAGTTTGCAATTCATCTTTTAAAACTCGAGGATTCTTGAAATCTCATATGAAAATGCACCAACCTACAAGAGAAGTTTTTCATTGTACCATCGAAAGTTGTTCAAG GCAGTTCTATTACCAAAAAAATCTCCAATCACACATTGACAACTATCATAATCCTGGTCAGTTCCAATGTAAAGAAGAAGGTTGTGGAAAAATCTTCATCCAAAAG GCTAGTTTAAAGTCGCACGTAGCACGACACAGATTACCTGCTTCAGgagagaaaatcagaaatgcACCAACCAACCGCAAAGTGCGAAGCGACAAAGGCCAGCCAAAAAAAGCCATAGCCGCTATCCTTTCTGGGCAGCCAGTTACGAATTCGGAAAGTAAGATAATTATGAGAAGCCTAGAATAG
- the LOC124200802 gene encoding immunoglobulin domain-containing protein oig-4-like — MKSLSLRYGLILFLLIIDSLDSAAVPKGGAGSGGRGVKVSVKGMRHKAGGRKAGERRPVLSSAGIRAGANTVVQESPTLTAVGVGVHPLGNRKTEESESYYNNPNGAKVIDASHFESEYILGRKLAFYCKAQGVPRPHITWLKDGIELYAHPFFQVHEYKVGKDLIKSKMEIDPATQKDSGFYECQADNKYAIDKRGFRTDYTLDVY; from the exons ATGAAGTCGCTCTCGCTTAGATATGGTTTAATTCTTTTCCTATTAATCATAGATAGTCTAGATTCAGCAGCGGTTCCTAAAGGTGGTGCCGGATCTGGAGGTCGCGGAGTCAAAG tttctgttAAAGGAATGCGCCACAAAGCGGGCGGGAGAAAGGCAGGAGAACGTCGTCCCGTATTAAGTAGCGCTGGCATTCGAGCGGGAGCAAATACGGTCGTTCAAGAGTCTCCG ACGCTGACAGCAGTCGGGGTCGGAGTACACCCGTTGGGTAAcagaaaaacagaagaatCGGAATCTTACTACAACAATCCAAAT GGAGCCAAAGTGATAGACGCGTCTCACTTCGAATCGGAATACATTCTCGGTCGGAAGTTGGCATTTTACTGTAAGGCACAAGGCGTTCCACGCCCGCACATAACCTGGCTTAAGGACGGTATCGAACTGTACGCCCATCCATTCTTTCAA gtgCATGAATACAAAGTTGGCAAAGATTTGATCAAGTCCAAGATGGAAATCGATCCAGCAACGCAAAAGGATTCTGGTTTCTACGAATGCCAGGCGGACAATAAGTACGCCATTGACAAGAGAGGATTCCGTACCGATTACACGTTAGACGTTTACTAA
- the LOC124199651 gene encoding uncharacterized protein LOC124199651 isoform X1 has translation MTQSNSNNVVYLQTALRNLEERYKKLQNRVESLQVENERLVTSRTELVVEVERLQDQQIRLRERNLRLTQEFHSKQQECSLLAEKLTMFARGRVGNAYRTDSESFKSDLTEVKEDLEGSHDSLVTVELHGSADSRPKTLDVTSRTYSEPNLSAIQRELDMVRKGLWSPALENGKGVIVEELSSKILHSLKRGQGELEEQCSRMMEIQQNSMEAVQELSILSDETDDTDPLDHVQHCTQAALALQEKLQGQNIKLRHLHQILKITSANETGAASVVTQTSFDMHAPDLSNSSVWKNMNLQDRICPLCENIFSTVISQDEFVDHVMSHFDGEGHMPDFEILSMST, from the exons ATGACTCAGTCAAACAGTAACAATGTGGTGTATTTGCAGACGGCATTGAGAAATTTGGAAGAACGCTACAAGAAACTTCAAAATCGAGTTGAATCTTTGCAAGTGGAAAATGAAAGACTTGTCACAAGTCGTACAGAACTTGTAGTTGAAGTCGAGCGATTACAGGATCAGCAGATCCGattgagagaaagaaatttaagaCTTACACAAGAGTTTCATTCCAAACAACAAGAATGCTCACTCCTTGCAGAAAAGCTGACAATGTTTGCCCGTGGCAGAGTTGGCAATGCATACAGAACAGACTCGGAAAGCTTCAAGTCAGATCTGACAGAAGTTAAAGAAGATCTTGAAGGATCCCATGACAGCCTTGTAACAGTTGAGCTTCATGGTAGTGCTGATTCCAGACCCAAAACACTAGATGTCACAAGCCGCACATATTCAGAACCTAATCTTAGTGCTATTCAAAGAGAATTGGATATGGTCCGTAAAGGGCTTTGGTCTCCAGCtttagaaaatggaaaaggtgTAATTGTCGAAGAACTTTCATCTAAAATACTGCACAGTTTAAAAAGAGGACAAGGTGAACTCGAAGAGCAGTGCTCAAGAATGATGGAAATTCAACAAAACTCGATGGAAGCAGTTCAGGAACTTTCTATTCTATCAGATGAAACTGATGATACAGATCCCCTGGATCATGTTCAACATTGTACACAGGCTGCACTTGCTCTGCAAGAAAAGCTACAAGGTCAAAACATAAAATTGCGTCATCTAcatcaaatattgaaaattacaTCTG CCAATGAAACGGGAGCAGCAAGTGTCGTAACGCAAACTAGTTTCGATATGCATGCACCAGATTTGAGCAATTCGTCGGTGTGGAAAAATATGAACCTTCAGGATCGCATTTG ccctctgtgtgaaaatattttttctacgGTTATATCTCAAGACGAATTCGTTGATCACGTAATGTCACATTTTGATGGGGAAGGTCATATGCCTGACTTCGAAATTCTTAGTATGAGTACTTGA
- the LOC124200797 gene encoding procollagen-lysine,2-oxoglutarate 5-dioxygenase 1-like isoform X2, with protein MRLKFHWILLLSLAVLSAGADDKETTNDLANETPTDGKFLILTVATEETSGYKRYQRSVRINGLPVKVLGLGEEWKGGDMANSVGGGQKVLMLRKEVELHKDDPEKIIMFTDSYDVLFNANEEKILEQFLQFNARVLFSAEGFCWPDPTLASKYPEVERGKRFLNSGLFMGYAPELHQILNSGEIANDDDDQLFYTKVFLDEKKRQELNIKLDHRSEIFQNLNGAVSDVELRFIGTESHLQNTVYNTVPLVIHANGPTKLFLNTLGNYLPKSWNSEEGCLNCWEDMNSLEKKKPKDFPKVVVGMFIENPTPFFEEFLHKFLALSYPKEKIHLYIHNGASYHGKQITGFVESHGAEYASVKLVNHEENVKEWHARNTGIEECLKKKCEYYFNVDALAHIDNPHTLKLLIEQNRPVVAPMMIRPYQAWSNFWGSLTTDGFYARSIDYMEIVKGERRGLWNVPFVTSVYLVRGDIIHNPKTKPSYIHNLLDADMAFCTNMRNNDVYLFVTNRLDWGHLITVDNFETTHLNNELYEIQNNRWDWEKRYLHVNYSQNLNMELNVSMPCPDVYWFPMTTERFADELVGEMENFGQWSDGTNTDPRLEGGYENVPTRDIHMRQIGMDRHWLAFLRDYVRPLQERVFVGYQHYPPRSVMNFVVRYRPDEQPFLKPHHDSSTYTINLALNRPQIDFEGGGCRFVRYNCSVLNTRKGWMLMHPGRLTHYHEGLYTTKGTRYIMISFVDP; from the exons ATGCGCTTAAAGTTCCACTGGATTTTATTGCTAAGTCTGGCGGTGTTGTCAGCCGGAGCCGATGACAAGGAAACGACAAATGACTTAGCCAACGAAACCCCGACTG atggaaagttCTTAATCTTGACCGTCGCCACTGAAGAAACCAGCGGTTACAAACGTTACCAGCGTTCGGTTAGAATAAATGGACTACCCGTTAAAGTTTTGGGACTTGGCGAAGAATGGAAG GGAGGAGATATGGCCAATTCAGTTGGCGGTGGCCAGAAGGTGTTGATGCTCCGAAAAGAAGTGGAACTACATAAAGATGACCCGGAAAAGATTATTATGTTTACGGACTCTTACGACGTTCTTTTCAATGCCAACGAGGAGAAAATTCTCgaacaatttcttcaattcaacGCTCGGGTTCTTTTTTCTGCTGAAGGATTCTGCTGGCCGGATCCAACTCTTGCTTCCAA ATACCCAGAAGTAGAGCGTGGAAAGCGCTTCTTGAATTCAGGATTGTTTATGGGCTATGCCCCCGAATTGCACCAGATTCTGAATAGCGGTGAAATCGCCAATGACGATGACGATCAATTGTTCTACACCAAAGTCTTCCTGGACGAGAAGAAACGACAAGAGCTTAACATTAAACTCGACCACCGTTCGGAAATCTTCCAGAATCTCAATGGAGCTGTGTCTGATGTGGAACTTCGCTTCATTG GCACGGAATCCCACTTACAAAACACTGTTTACAACACCGTTCCTCTCGTTATCCATGCAAATGGACCTACCAAGCTTTTCCTCAATACATTAGGAAATTACCTTCCCAAAAGTTGGAACTCTGAAGAAGGCTGCCTAAATTGCTGGGAAGATATGAACAgtcttgaaaagaaaaag cCAAAGGACTTCCCAAAAGTGGTAGTGGGAATGTTTATTGAAAATCCCACTCCGTTCTTCGAAGAATTCCTACACAAGTTCCTAGCTTTAAGCTACCCGAAAGAAAAGATCCATCTCTACATTCATAACGGA GCATCCTATCACGGCAAGCAGATAACCGGTTTTGTTGAATCCCATGGGGCTGAATACGCAAGTGTCAAATTGGTCAATCACGAAGAAAACGTCAAAGAGTGGCATGCCCGCAACACGGGAAT CGAGGAATGCCTGAAGAAGAAGTGTGAATACTATTTCAACGTTGATGCCCTAGCTCACATTGACAACCCCCATACACTGAAGTTGTTGATCGAGCAGAATCGCCCTGTTGTCGCTCCAATGatg ATTCGCCCATATCAAGCCTGGTCTAACTTTTGGGGATCTTTGACAACCGACGGATTCTACGCCCGTTCCATTGACTATATGGAAATCGTGAAAGGCGAACGAAG ggGCTTGTGGAATGTTCCATTTGTCACCAGCGTG TATTTGGTGCGCGGAGACATTATTCACAACCCAAAAACCAAGCCAAGCTACATCCATAATTTGTTGGACGCTGACATGGCCTTTTGCACAAATATGCGCAACAACGACGTGTACCTCTTTGTTACCAATCGTCTTGATTG GGGCCATTTGATCACTGTGGACAACTTCGAGACGACTCATTTGAACAATGAACTGTACGAGATTCAGAACAATCGTTGGGATTGGGAGAAACGTTATCTTCATGTGAACTACAGCCAAAACCTTAATATGGAGTTGAATGTTTCTATG ccGTGCCCGGATGTTTACTGGTTTCCCATGACTACGGAGCGATTTGCCGATGAATTAGTTGGCGAGATGGAAAACTTTGGCCAATGGTCTGATGGTACTAATACC GATCCACGTCTGGAAGGCGGCTACGAAAACGTACCCACGCGTGACATTCACATGCGCCAGATTGGCATGGATCGTCACTGGCTCGCTTTCTTGCGTGACTATGTTCGTCCATTGCAAGAGCGAGTCTTTGTAGGATACCAGCATTAC CCACCTCGTTCTGTTATGAACTTTGTGGTACGCTACAGACCGGATGAACAACCATTTTTGAAGCCTCATCACGATTCATCTACCTACACGATCAATCTTGCCCTCAACCGGCCCCAAATCGATTTTGAG GGCGGTGGTTGCAGATTTGTGAGGTACAACTGCAGCGTGCTGAACACTCGTAAGGGCTGGATGTTGATGCATCCCGGTCGACTCACCCATTATCACGAGGGACTTTATACCACCAAGGGAACTCGATACATTATGATTTCTTTTGTCGACCCCTAA
- the LOC124199653 gene encoding Bardet-Biedl syndrome 5 protein homolog, which yields MPYWQENEIRFDVSSSYLATVTGESVLERVEPVEDTKANSGEAGCLIMTNLRLLWFSNKTAKLNLTIGYNTLVTITSQSAKNKKLNSTDALYLLAKVGNGRFEFLFTPLLENKTNYSVILNEIHKSYVASKPFRELRLRHHIIHANQLKVMPLEHICNRVEGVWNLANNQGNLGCFIITNVRVVWFATLNEYFNISLPYLQIAQFSLRDSKFGKVLVIESTENNGGRYLLGFRIDPASRLKQILQEIQSLHLTQIRNPELGVSWNSISTRQTDALGPVQDEKEDEGVRCFTNYLQTDYMDSVSCGHPPEFDRTIGLAMEKLPSGVNRNTLWQIIF from the exons ATGCCGTATTggcaagaaaatgaaattcggtTCGATGTGAGTTCAAG ttaTTTGGCTACGGTTACTGGCGAATCAGTTCTTGAACGAGTAGAACCAGTTGAAGACACAAAAGCAAACAGCGGTGAAGCTGGCTGTTTAATTATGACAAATTTGAGATTGTTGTGGTTTTCCAATAAAACTGCTAAGCTCAATTTGA CAATTGGATACAACACTTTAGTTACAATTACTTCTCAGTCAGCAAAGAAC AAAAAACTGAATTCAACTGATGCATTGTATCTGTTGGCCAAAGTAGGAAATGGAAGGTTCGAATTCTTATTCACACCTTTACTGGAGAATAAAACGAATTATTCTGTCATTCTAAACGAAATCCATAA gaGTTATGTTGCATCAAAGCCGTTTCGTGAACTGCGACTGCGACACCATATTATTCACGCTAATCAGTTGAAAGTAATGCCGCTTGAACATATATGTAACAGGGTCGAGGGAGTCTGGAATTTAGCCAACAACCAA GGAAATTTGGGTTGTTTCATCATTACAAATGTTCGAGTCGTTTGGTTCGCTACTttgaatgaatattttaacatttctCTTCCTTACTTACAAATCGCACAG TTTAGCCTACGAGACTCAAAATTTGGCAAAGTTCTGGTAATAGAATCAACGGAGAATAACGGAGGACGATACCTTCTGGGTTTTCGCATAGATCCAGCAAGTCGACTCAAACAAATCCTCcaagaaattcaatcattgCATCTCACACAGATACGGAATCCCGAACTTGGCGTTTCTTGGAATTCCATTtcaacg CGTCAAACAGATGCCTTAGGACCAGTTCAAGACGAGAAGGAAGACGAAGGTGTACGGTGTTTTACTAATTATTTACAGACTGACTATATGGATTCAGTTTCTTGTGGTCATCCACCTGAATTCGATAGAACTATCGGCCTAGCAATGGAGAAGCTACCGAGCGGAGTCAATCGTAACACACTTtggcaaataattttttaa
- the LOC124200797 gene encoding procollagen-lysine,2-oxoglutarate 5-dioxygenase 1-like isoform X1, with protein MRLKFHWILLLSLAVLSAGADDKETTNDLANETPTDGKFLILTVATEETSGYKRYQRSVRINGLPVKVLGLGEEWKGGDMANSVGGGQKVLMLRKEVELHKDDPEKIIMFTDSYDVLFNANEEKILEQFLQFNARVLFSAEGFCWPDPTLASKYPEVERGKRFLNSGLFMGYAPELHQILNSGEIANDDDDQLFYTKVFLDEKKRQELNIKLDHRSEIFQNLNGAVSDVELRFIGTESHLQNTVYNTVPLVIHANGPTKLFLNTLGNYLPKSWNSEEGCLNCWEDMNSLEKKKPKDFPKVVVGMFIENPTPFFEEFLHKFLALSYPKEKIHLYIHNGASYHGKQITGFVESHGAEYASVKLVNHEENVKEWHARNTGIEECLKKKCEYYFNVDALAHIDNPHTLKLLIEQNRPVVAPMMIRPYQAWSNFWGSLTTDGFYARSIDYMEIVKGERRGLWNVPFVTSVYLVRGDIIHNPKTKPSYIHNLLDADMAFCTNMRNNDVYLFVTNRLDWGHLITVDNFETTHLNNELYEIQNNRWDWEKRYLHVNYSQNLNMELNVSMPCPDVYWFPMTTERFADELVGEMENFGQWSDGTNTDPRLEGGYESVPTRDIHMKQIGLEPGWLHFLQHYVQPLQQRVYEGYWNDPPRSVMNFVVRYRPDEQPFLKPHHDSSTYTINLALNRPQIDFEGGGCRFVRYNCSVLNTRKGWMLMHPGRLTHYHEGLYTTKGTRYIMISFVDP; from the exons ATGCGCTTAAAGTTCCACTGGATTTTATTGCTAAGTCTGGCGGTGTTGTCAGCCGGAGCCGATGACAAGGAAACGACAAATGACTTAGCCAACGAAACCCCGACTG atggaaagttCTTAATCTTGACCGTCGCCACTGAAGAAACCAGCGGTTACAAACGTTACCAGCGTTCGGTTAGAATAAATGGACTACCCGTTAAAGTTTTGGGACTTGGCGAAGAATGGAAG GGAGGAGATATGGCCAATTCAGTTGGCGGTGGCCAGAAGGTGTTGATGCTCCGAAAAGAAGTGGAACTACATAAAGATGACCCGGAAAAGATTATTATGTTTACGGACTCTTACGACGTTCTTTTCAATGCCAACGAGGAGAAAATTCTCgaacaatttcttcaattcaacGCTCGGGTTCTTTTTTCTGCTGAAGGATTCTGCTGGCCGGATCCAACTCTTGCTTCCAA ATACCCAGAAGTAGAGCGTGGAAAGCGCTTCTTGAATTCAGGATTGTTTATGGGCTATGCCCCCGAATTGCACCAGATTCTGAATAGCGGTGAAATCGCCAATGACGATGACGATCAATTGTTCTACACCAAAGTCTTCCTGGACGAGAAGAAACGACAAGAGCTTAACATTAAACTCGACCACCGTTCGGAAATCTTCCAGAATCTCAATGGAGCTGTGTCTGATGTGGAACTTCGCTTCATTG GCACGGAATCCCACTTACAAAACACTGTTTACAACACCGTTCCTCTCGTTATCCATGCAAATGGACCTACCAAGCTTTTCCTCAATACATTAGGAAATTACCTTCCCAAAAGTTGGAACTCTGAAGAAGGCTGCCTAAATTGCTGGGAAGATATGAACAgtcttgaaaagaaaaag cCAAAGGACTTCCCAAAAGTGGTAGTGGGAATGTTTATTGAAAATCCCACTCCGTTCTTCGAAGAATTCCTACACAAGTTCCTAGCTTTAAGCTACCCGAAAGAAAAGATCCATCTCTACATTCATAACGGA GCATCCTATCACGGCAAGCAGATAACCGGTTTTGTTGAATCCCATGGGGCTGAATACGCAAGTGTCAAATTGGTCAATCACGAAGAAAACGTCAAAGAGTGGCATGCCCGCAACACGGGAAT CGAGGAATGCCTGAAGAAGAAGTGTGAATACTATTTCAACGTTGATGCCCTAGCTCACATTGACAACCCCCATACACTGAAGTTGTTGATCGAGCAGAATCGCCCTGTTGTCGCTCCAATGatg ATTCGCCCATATCAAGCCTGGTCTAACTTTTGGGGATCTTTGACAACCGACGGATTCTACGCCCGTTCCATTGACTATATGGAAATCGTGAAAGGCGAACGAAG ggGCTTGTGGAATGTTCCATTTGTCACCAGCGTG TATTTGGTGCGCGGAGACATTATTCACAACCCAAAAACCAAGCCAAGCTACATCCATAATTTGTTGGACGCTGACATGGCCTTTTGCACAAATATGCGCAACAACGACGTGTACCTCTTTGTTACCAATCGTCTTGATTG GGGCCATTTGATCACTGTGGACAACTTCGAGACGACTCATTTGAACAATGAACTGTACGAGATTCAGAACAATCGTTGGGATTGGGAGAAACGTTATCTTCATGTGAACTACAGCCAAAACCTTAATATGGAGTTGAATGTTTCTATG ccGTGCCCGGATGTTTACTGGTTTCCCATGACTACGGAGCGATTTGCCGATGAATTAGTTGGCGAGATGGAAAACTTTGGCCAATGGTCTGATGGTACTAATACC gATCCACGCTTAGAAGGCGGCTACGAATCGGTCCCTACACGTGATATTCACATGAAGCAGATTGGTCTTGAGCCAGGCTGGTTGCATTTTCTGCAGCATTATGTTCAACCCCTTCAGCAGCGTGTTTATGAAGGATACTGGAACGAC CCACCTCGTTCTGTTATGAACTTTGTGGTACGCTACAGACCGGATGAACAACCATTTTTGAAGCCTCATCACGATTCATCTACCTACACGATCAATCTTGCCCTCAACCGGCCCCAAATCGATTTTGAG GGCGGTGGTTGCAGATTTGTGAGGTACAACTGCAGCGTGCTGAACACTCGTAAGGGCTGGATGTTGATGCATCCCGGTCGACTCACCCATTATCACGAGGGACTTTATACCACCAAGGGAACTCGATACATTATGATTTCTTTTGTCGACCCCTAA
- the LOC124200799 gene encoding transcription factor IIIA-like isoform X1 yields MDSGEEFSEDVDIDDKSTDKGNKKSVKKRYKCTHEDCSAAFGKPSRLVQHERIHSGERPFKCEQCEQSYTRSFHLKRHVSTVHEQLAVEMFLCPKENCGKQFVSRQKMKVHHENAHSANSLKCPTCEKTFKKNQQLKIHQYQHTGILPYVCDYEGCGKRFLMPSRLKGHAKIHKGYLCTAEGCNQEFPMWSALRKHKAEAHAQIFFLSNTEHVCTVCNSSFKTRGFLKSHMKMHQPTREVFHCTIESCSRQFYYQKNLQSHIDNYHNPGQFQCKEEGCGKIFIQKASLKSHVARHRLPASGEKIRNAPTNRKVRSDKGQPKKAIAAILSGQPVTNSESKIIMRSLE; encoded by the exons ATGGATTCAGGAGAGGAATTTAGTGAAGACGTGGATATTGATGACAAATCTACAgacaaaggaaataaaaaatcagtaaaaaaacGTTACAAATGCACACATGAAGATTGCTCAGCTGCATTTGGGAAACCATCAAGGCTTGTACAACATGAACGAATTCACTCTGGTGAA cGACCTTTCAAATGTGAGCAGTGTGAACAAAGTTACACAAGATCATTCCACTTAAAGCGACATGTCTCAACAGTTCATGAGCAATTAGCTGTCGAAATGTTTTT GTGCCCTAAAGAAAATTGTGGAAAACAGTTTGTTTCAAGACAGAAAATGAAGGTACATCATGAAAATGCTCATTCTGCTAATTCTTTGAAATGCCCAACATgtgaaaaaacatttaaaaagaacCAGCAATTGAAAATTCATCAGTATCAGCACACAGGAATTTTACCTTACGT ATGTGATTATGAAGGGTGTGGCAAAAGATTCCTGATGCCTAGTAGGCTCAAGGGACATGCAAAGATCCATAAAGGATATCTTTGTACTGCTGAGGGATGTAATCAGGAATTTCCTATGTGGAGTGCATTGAGGAAACATAAAGCTGAGGCTCACGCGCAAA ttttttttctttcaaatacaGAACATGTGTGCACAGTTTGCAATTCATCTTTTAAAACTCGAGGATTCTTGAAATCTCATATGAAAATGCACCAACCTACAAGAGAAGTTTTTCATTGTACCATCGAAAGTTGTTCAAG GCAGTTCTATTACCAAAAAAATCTCCAATCACACATTGACAACTATCATAATCCTGGTCAGTTCCAATGTAAAGAAGAAGGTTGTGGAAAAATCTTCATCCAAAAG GCTAGTTTAAAGTCGCACGTAGCACGACACAGATTACCTGCTTCAGgagagaaaatcagaaatgcACCAACCAACCGCAAAGTGCGAAGCGACAAAGGCCAGCCAAAAAAAGCCATAGCCGCTATCCTTTCTGGGCAGCCAGTTACGAATTCGGAAAGTAAGATAATTATGAGAAGCCTAGAATAG